A section of the Lutra lutra chromosome 3, mLutLut1.2, whole genome shotgun sequence genome encodes:
- the ESD gene encoding S-formylglutathione hydrolase isoform X1 encodes MRLIFTNKGRMALKEISSNKCFEGLQKVFEHDSVELSCKMKFGIYLPPKAETEKCPALYWLSGLTCTEQNFISKAGYQQAASEHGLIIIAPDTSPRGCNIKGEDESWDFGTGAGFYVDATEDPWKTNYRMYSYVTEELPRLINANFPVDPQRMSIFGHSMGGHGALICALKNPGKYKSVSAFAPVCNPVLCPWGKKAFSGYLGTDQSKWKAYDATHLVKSYPGSQLDILIDQGKDDQFLTDGQLLPDNFIAACTEKKVPVVFRLQEGYDHSYYFIATFITDHIRHHAKYLNA; translated from the exons ATGAGATTAATCTTTACTAATAAAGGAAGAATGGCATTGAAGGAGATTTCCAGCAACAAGTGCTTTGAAGGGTTGCAGAAAGTTTTTGAACATGACAG TGTTGAACTGAGCTGCAAAATGAAATTTGGTATCTACTTACCAccaaaggcagaaactgaaaAATGCCCTGCACTGTATTGGCTGTCTG GTTTGACTTGCACAGAACAAAATTTTATATCAAAGGCTGGTTATCAGCAAGCTGCCTCCGAACATGGCCTCATCATCATTGCTCCAGATACCAGTCCTC GGGGCTGCAATATTAAAGGAGAAGATGAGAGCTGGGACTTCGGCACCGGTGCTGGATTTTATGTGGATGCCACTGAAGATCCTTGGAAAACTAACTACAGAATGTACTCTTATGTAACTGAGGAG CTTCCCCGGCTCATAAATGCCAATTTTCCAGTGGACCCCCAAAGGATGTCTATTTTTGGTCACTCCATGGGAGGCCATGGAGCTCTGATTTGTGCTTTGAAGAATCCTGGAAAGTACAAA TCTGTGTCGGCATTTGCTCCCGTTTGCAACCCAGTGCTCTGTCCTTGGGGCAAAAAAGCCTTTAGTGGATATTTGGGAACAGATCAAAGTAAATGGAAG gctTATGATGCTACCCACCTTGTGAAGTCCTACCCAGGTTCTCAGCTGGACATACTGATTGATCAAGGGAAAGATGACCAGTTCCTTACAGATGGACAGTTACTACCTGATAACTTCATAGCTGCCTGTACTGAAAAGAAAGTCCCTGTTGTTTTTAGACTACAAGAG